DNA from Daucus carota subsp. sativus chromosome 1, DH1 v3.0, whole genome shotgun sequence:
AGCGATCCTGGTAAGCTCTCTTATTGGTCACTCAACATGGTCTGGCTTGTGGGTAAGCTCTCTTCTTGATCACGAGAGATTCAAGTTCGACCCATAGTattcttattatttattaaggACACAATAGCAAATCTATGTTCCGAAGATGGGTGCCTAAAGTATGAGAGCTTAGTCTCGTGGGGGACTAGAGTTCGACTCGCTGcaatttcataatatatcaTGGACACGAAAGaccaatttaatatattatggaCACAAAAGCCAAATTTATACCCGAAAGATGGGTGACCGTGATCTATTTTGGTTCCAAAATCAATTTATTATGGGCATGAAAGGCAAATTTATATCGCACAGATGGGCATCCATGGTCCACTCTTGACCCAAAAATGACCTTTCGAGCCCGTGATCCACTCGACCCAATAGTGAGCGTTGAagtgagggggaatgttagaatacaatatgatcCTACTAAGATGTACTCCTAACACCTtgaacaccttgaggttttaggagaatttgTTAGAACTTtttagaatacaatatgatcATTTATATTCCAAAAATGACCTTTCGAGCATGGTAAACCCTACTCTTGACACCTCGAGGTTTCAGGGAAAactttttagaataaaatatgatcatattatattctaataacCTGCTGCTTTCTTTGATTTCTGTTGTCTTCATTGACACACTATTGAATTTAAATAGCATAGCTTTAGGAGATTAGAAGCAGCTATACTTGAAATAAGAAAAGATTCATACAAGTGAGGAAGAGGGTGACTAATGCAAGTGCAGATAGTTTAAGTCCCACTATAAGcataaatttaattatcacATTATGGATATGTGTGATTAGAAGTAGGCTCGATTTATGCTCCTGCAAACATAAGAGATCGAGGCACATTGTGCGTGCACTAGTGATTCCCTTATATATCAATTTGCATTAGTTGACAACCTTTAGGCTTTATCAGGGTCTTATTTCTGATACAGTCTTGAGTCTTGGTTTCAGTTGTAGACCGTTCTGGATATAATGaaccaaaattttgttttaaatgtgataaaattatacatacatGTCATAATTAGTTCAACTGATGGGTTCTTAGAGAGTTTTTACTGATCCTAAAATGGTTGTTATACCCATAACCACTTCCAGGATTGTTGCTGTACCAGAAGCATCAGGTAGTGCCGATCCTTTAATTGACCTTTTGAGTGGAGACATCAACCCATCAAAAGCTGAGGATTCACTAGCTATTGTTCAAGTTGAGGAATCTCAGTCAAATGATGCTGCACCTCAGCAAAATGCCCTAGCACTTGTTGACATGCTTTCAGAACATAATGCTTCAACATTGCAGCCGCCCCAAAATGATCAGATTCCGCAAGAGCAGCAGCCGCCTTTACAGGATAATGGTTAGTACAAAGTTGGTCTGGGTATATACACCCACTTTACATTCTATTAGATTTAGGCAATCAACAGTCATCATGTTTTTCCTGACATATGGATTTAAATGACTGAGTTCTGCTGCATTTCAATCTATACATATTTACATGTGGGCTTTTGGCAGGTAATACTCTCTCGTTCCCTCGACCACCATGGGAGGAACAGCCAGAAGCAGATAATAGCTCATTGGCGGAAAACGGATACCAAGAACCAATGCAAGCCTCTCAGGTGGGTTTTACACAAGGTACCATACCCCCTCAAGTATATCAACACATGGAAAATGGCCAGGCAGGAAATGAGTATATTCAGCCAACCATGCAAGGCCATCTTTTAGCTGCCATTAATCCTTCTATGAATCCTCCACATCCAATTCAAAGGAGTCAGTCACTGGGTCTACATCCTCAGCAAATGCAGTATGCACAAATGGCTTATATGTATCCTCAACAAATGTACAATAACCAAATGGCAGGTTACGCCTACGGCTATAGCCAATTTCCAAACAATCAGTACCCTGATCAGAGAATGTCGGGGTTATCTGGAAGTGATGATGGAGTCTCGAACAGCTCAACTACTCAACTCACTCAGTCATATGTGCCATCAGGAAAGCCTTCAAAGCCACAGGATAGGCTTTTCGGTGATCTTGTAGATATTAAGAAGTTTAAACCAACTAATAGCACTCATGCAAAAACTGAAAGCATGTGAACAGGGGACTACTTCACATTCTGCTTGACCTTTTCAGATACATTGTTTACAAGACAATGTATTTATATGTACATTGTAGAGGTCCATTTTTCTTtgattattttatcaaaattgtATGAGTTGAATGTATGGGAATCAGAAGTGCTAAAAGAATTTTCTGGCAATGATAGACATATGTATGACAATTATCAGGAAAGATGAATGTTTATGTCAGGTACTTGGTACATGTCATGTGTACAAGTATGTTCTTTTAATCTCTAACAAAATTTTTAATGGGTTGCTCAAAATTGGTTTTATTGCATTTGCTTATGAGAtattatggtgtgtatgatttgtttgatttgtttgagttgtttgttatttattataaattaatacctGAACTTGGGACGCCACTCGATCCCCAAGCACCACTTGATACTTAGCGCTAGGTGAAGATCAGACAAAATATGTCCAAGTGTGAGTGGCGCCACTCACCCTCTATGAGGTGTCACATGAACTGATGATAAAATCTGCGAAGTAAAACTTAGTGGCGCTATTAATACACTTCATCTGGCTTCACTTATTGATTTTCTTACCTACTGGAGCACTACTTGGAGTTAATATTGCACATTCCAGGTTGTCAAGCGCCACGCAACTGATACATATATACAGGAGGATGATATGAGATCACTTGAAACTAGCAACACACAACTATAATTTTGCATACAACTCACAAGCACTCATCCGAGTTTAGCAAGAGAAATTGACATATTAGTTGAGTGATTTTGTAAATTGGTTTTTTGTCTTGTGAACGATTTGCGAGTTGGATTTATAACACCCTCgagattaatattaatatgataattacCCCGAAATCCGCAAATCGAATCAATCGACGAATTTGGCAGTGACGTATTCAATCACCCCTTCTACGTCATCTTGGGATTAACAAAATGATATTGTTATTATTCTTAATGCTATCAATTACAATGGAATATCTTAAATCTAGgtaaaatttaaagaaaatgtATGAGAAAAAATTGAAGTTTCTTTTATGACTTCATTATAAAAGTTTCCCCTGACAAATTGCCTAATTCTTATGCTTTCACCATGTCTATGCAGAATATTACCAATATGCTTTTAACTGATGAATACTATAATACCGGTGATTTAATATTGTATGAGATAGTGGCCAAACTTGGTCCTCTGAAGGGAAGgaccaaaaaaatttattattctaGATTTCTTATGCTTATTGCTAAACACTTGCTCAAGAATCTACTTATAATGCAGCAATAGAGGTAGAACTCTCGTAAGGATGAAAGACAAGCATCTAAGGATGACATTGACACTATCATATTCATTCAATCAAAACTAGACCCAAATgataaagaaaaagatgaattcATAAGAGGTCTTTAGATAATTATAAACATCAAACTTGATAAGCAAGGAAGAAAACGAGAAGTCAGAGAAATGAACAAAATGaaaggaaaagaagaagacattaatctgctcagtctagaggagctgTTTCATCAATCTATACATTCTCAACTCAATCTCAGTTCCAATTATCTATTTTAAGCATAAAAATCATTCTTGAGTTGAATGACAATTAGATTATACCGTCTCATGGTAATCATCAAGGACcaatattatataagaaatttCATTAGATATATATAGGGGTGATTGTTAGATTTATGTTAGTCTTGATGATAAGTCAAAGCACTTAGTGTAATTTGCTTAAGCAAATATAGCTAATCAACGGATAATTTACTATATAGTACTTGTTGATCAGGTAATCTATCAACTGATGAGGTATtgtaacataatatatattttacaaattagaaattgataaataagtttATTAGATGATATAGTTTTTTATCTATGAGTAGATGTGTAGTTAGTATGCCAAattgaaaatattctaagtcatgTAAACTATTCAAATGAAATAAAGATCAAAGGCTAAATTTAAACTATCAACGgatgagaaataaaaatggCTAGTAAAGACAAGCTATCAATTGATTATAGAAACTATCAATGGTTACCAATTTGGCTTATAAATTTCTAATTCAAGAATTATCATTTGATACAGTAGAGAAAATACAATCTATTCTAAAAGCTAAAATTAAAATAGACTTAACTCTGTATTGAAAAATTGAAACCTGCCATTTTTTGCTACACAATGAGAGTGTTAAACAAATCAAATCTGTCAACGAgacaaatattttgaagaatgtgCAAGTAAATATTTGAATAGGATtacaattttcagattttaaaatgtTGGATCATATTTGGATTGGCTTTCTAAAATTCAATcaaatattttcagattttaaattttgaatctatattttaattttgtaaaattgaaTTCGATATCTccaaatttttttactttttatcgGAATATTTAGATCCTTCATTctcgaataaaaattataattataatcggCGTGAGCAAGGTGTTTGTGGagcaatatatacatacacgacTCTGTATCGTATTATGATATTTACTCGCCCAGCTCCTCAATTTGTTTCCTGCAGTTCTTGCTGTTTAGGTCGTTGTATCGTGTCCAACTTGCTGCTTACAGGAtgcaggtctctctctctctctctctctctctctctctctcccccccctctctccctcaaCAGTAAGTAATAATCTAATTACTTACGATTATGCTTAATTCAACCTTCCAATCATGCAGacaattgaaaatatatattttgcacaAAGCTCTTTCTTTTCACTCCATTTTACATAGTTACTTTCTTGTCAATCTGGATTTGTCGCTGAAATTGGAATTCAATGCGGTTAGATGTTGCTAgagattcaataatatatgtTCAAGAGCTTGTGGTATTAGAAAAATCATAGTTCCTGCTCTGTCCCAATTCAGCTCAATCTGGATATTTTAAGCTAATCCTTGCGATTCTGTCTAGCACAGAAAAACTTTTCCGGCACATCTTGGTAACACGAAattataaattgttaaattGTAATGAAATTTCAATTGGCTGTTTATCAAAGACATTAATTCCCTTGAAATTGCAATGCCTTTGTGTTATGGCTACTTGACTAGTATAATCCTTTGTGTCTTGGCTCTATTCACCAAATTACTTGGATATTTTGGTTCCTTCACTATAATGTAACTTTAATTCTTCCACCTGAAACTGATTGCCATGTGCTTCCATTTGTTATGGTTTAAGAGTCTGCTGAGCATCATAGCTCACTGCTTTCTATCTATTACTGATAGGCTGATAATTGTTATTTGTGTAATGTCTTATATAGATCTGGATTAGTTTTCAATGTCGTTATTATTGTTTTCATGGCGTCCTGGTCGCCATATATTCGGTTGCATATGCTCGGCCCGTATCTGTTTATCCTACTCGGACTTAGTGTTATACATGTTCGGAATACCAATAATTTGTCTTTATGTTATGCTATTATAAAAGCCTAATAGTCTGTAGGCCAGGAGTACCGTCGATGGATTGTCTATGGTTCATCCTTAATTTATAGTATTGATACAGATTTAAATTTCATGACATTGCTATCATTCAGTTTATGAATGGTGTCTCATTCAATAAAGATATTATTAGTAATCGAAGATAAGAACTTGATTTGGTATCTAAGTTTCAGTACTCGTCAAACTTGTGCTGATAGCAAGTGCATTTATGAGAGATTCTCACCTTTCCctgttataaatttaaattgccTCATTAATAATTTCTTTCTACGTGATTATggtcttaaaaaaaaatatttggtgTATGTTGCAGGCATCACGTGCTAGACTGTTCAAAGAATATAAAGAGGTGCAGCGGGAGAAATCCGCTGACCCTGATATCCAACTTGTTTGTGATGATTCCAACATATTTAAATGGACTGCTCTTATCAAGGTATGTTCCAAAATTGCCCAATGATGTAAAGATATACTGTTATTAACCAAGTGCAGTCTTCAGGGCCCTTCAGAAACTCCTTATGAAGCTGGCATTTTCCAGCTTGCTTTCTCAGTTCCTGAGCAATACCCTCTGCAGCCACCTCAAGTGCGATTCCTAACAAAAATATTTCATCCTAATGTGCACTTCAAGGTGAAGTTTTCCATTATTTTCCTCTTTAAGAACATGATTATGAATGTGAACTGGTGGCTTTAATTGTGTCTATAGTGCTTTGAAATTAGGTATGAATAGATCAGGGGATGACGCAGccgtaatattttttttgtagttAAACAGAATTGTTGCAGAGATGTAGCAATCAGTATGTGGAAATGACTATTTTAGAAGATGGATATAAGTTATATCTTGTATGAGGATTATATATCCAACTGGCTATCTTCCAGaatcacaatttttaattaaagtaAACTTGCAATTCTGCCGATTTGTTTAAATTTCATACTAAAACATGTACCATTATGTTTTAACCGTTAGAATTTGTACTTTGCTTGTGGAATTTGGCAAGCATGATGTGGGATTATACAAAACATAATTTATGCAATTGTACCGAACTTTAAATTGGTTTGATGTGGCAACTAGTATATTTTGTAAGTTACTATTAGGATTTAGGTATACATTAGAATTTATTTGCTTCCGTGCAATATATAGTTATTAtgtgaaattaattttgtgaGTAATGTGCTCATTGATGTGGGGTAAGTTTTTCTTGTTAAGTCAGTTGGTTAATTGTCTAATCGGACAAGTCGGATTTGTAATATCATTTCATTTTTTAACgtttaaattatttcattaattttctAAATTCTTGATAGATTGTATCTTAAAAactgttgtgtgtgtgtgtgtatatatattattttattttttgtatttatttaaatcataaacattAGTTTGCAAATAATTTCCAAAATGGATTGTTATTTCATttgattttctaaaatatttgaatttagaataattttgttttgattttagaaaacattatttttcattaaaaatttgtgcaaaatatttcattaaattctAAAATCATATTTCCTAGCTGTATAAAGGGTCAGGAAACAAATTTATGAGCCACTCAGCAAGTGTATAGCAATAACAGTAGGTTTATGGCATCATTATCAACATTTAAACATACTAAAAAAactttaaagaaatatttatatgactaaaatCATTCATGACACTAAGGATTATAGCCAGTGATCAGCCGCGAAATAGTCCGTAACCAAATCTCTGTGTATCTAACAATTTTACATATCCTTACACTTGGCCTGTAAAGTGTGGAATGAATTTGCGTCTTAATCCAAGTCatgaaaaataaacatataaaacattttatttgttttaaaaacaatCATGCTCAAATAGATTAAatcattttctgaaaatttctatCATGTCAAATGATGCCGAGGTTAGGGTGTATTGAagaaatctaataaaataatcgTGTATAATATTTCCTTGGTTTATTTAAACAAGCAGCGGATTCAAGAATTGGGTTTAGGTTTGACCATGTAATAAAGGTTCCAAGgctaaatcaaatcaattcaaAACTATCCATTATATGGCAATTTCATTCATGGAAAAAATTAGTAAGCAAGTGAGTCGGAAGAAGGACACAGGGCAAAGTACACTTGCCCTGATCTTTAGTTTTCACCAAAAGATATGACCTAGGCAACCACATTTCCCTGACCTTCACCGGATCTTCCACTCATCCCTACGTTTATATAACCCACACTTAGTAACATCTGATTTCCTATTTCTAAAACATTCTATGCACATCTATATCCaactaatcatataatattagcATCCTTCAACATTCTTCACAAATATAGTAGCTACATACTCATATAACATTTCGCGAATTCTATACCTGTTACTCATGTCGTATATCTAATTAGGCACAAGCATGTCATAGACATAATCTAAATGTCATTCCAAATAAGACATTCTACTAGGCCTCAAGTATCCGGAGATAGAAATATCATTTAATAATCAAGGAAattgaattaaataaaatctaaaataatctttaaaatgattttaaaatttaatgaaatattttgcACATAGTCGCAatgaaaaataatgttttataaaattaaaaaaaaattaaattcaaatattttagaaaatgaaataaCAATCCATTTTAAAGATTATTTGCAAACTaatgtttatgatttaaataaacagaacacacacacacggatatatatatatactcatgtgtgtgtgtgtatttgtataATAACTTTAAAGATACAATCTATGAAgaatttagaaaattaaaacaaaaattaacgATAAATATGAATTTACTCATCCGACTTATCCGATTAGACAGTTAACCTAAGTTACCCGGACACGGGTGCAGATCCGAGGGTCGGGtgcttcattttcaaaattttgagatCCTTGGATGTGGATCCGAATTTGGACACGGGTGCGGGGACTTCGTCCGTATTTGGACACGGGTACGGAGACTCGATATGTAAAACATAGTACAATactacaatatattatatatagtacaATACTACAATACTACAGTTCAGAAGACCTAGTTATGAATTAATAGACTGCTGCTTCGTGACCAAAGTCCAAAAATGTCAAGTCTTTAGAGGATTTTAGCCAGTCCATATAATTTAATAGGATATAATCAAAATCAACTCCATATGTGATAGAAGTATTGACTTGATATCCTGTATATAAGCATCTAGTTGATGAATTTGCTACTCAAAGTATacataataaaattcttttcaaGTAGATTGAGTTTTCTTCCTCCACAATACATAATAAATTTCTGTTTAATTATTTACCTTGTGTCACAAGATCAGTTCCTGTATTTTTGGATATTTGACAAACATGACACTAACATCATGTTGTTTTTAGGTACCAtgactaaatttatatttatatttttttcactcGAATTCAATCTGTTTATTGGGAAGTCCGATAATTCATGTTAGTCAAAGTCGAAACATATTTAAACATTGTTATTATTCAACGGGCAATGAGGACACTTGTATGTGCCTGGTAATAGACCTGGCAGTAGTTGTAAGGTTATCTGCATCAGCTTATTAATTACTTCCTCTTCTAGTTAGCAACCTATATAGGAtatgttttcatattttattttca
Protein-coding regions in this window:
- the LOC108209899 gene encoding TOM1-like protein 9 isoform X2; amino-acid sequence: MFQLLETLMHYCGDYIHLQVIDKGVLHKMVKIARKKPDYHVREKILILIDTWREAFGGTTSRYPQYFAAYEEMLYLGLVFPRRSDISTPVFAPQVQPHLSLPPNTRSQEIGKKEAESSAEPDFPTLSLTEIQNARGIMDVLADMLSAISPGNKERLKQEVIVDLVEQCRTYKQRVVHLVNSTSDESLLCEGLALNDDLQRLLAKHEELSDGNSDAGAAGAPLIDTGDVNNNMGIVAVPEASGSADPLIDLLSGDINPSKAEDSLAIVQVEESQSNDAAPQQNALALVDMLSEHNASTLQPPQNDQIPQEQQPPLQDNGNTLSFPRPPWEEQPEADNSSLAENGYQEPMQASQVGFTQGTIPPQVYQHMENGQAGNEYIQPTMQGHLLAAINPSMNPPHPIQRSQSLGLHPQQMQYAQMAYMYPQQMYNNQMAGYAYGYSQFPNNQYPDQRMSGLSGSDDGVSNSSTTQLTQSYVPSGKPSKPQDRLFGDLVDIKKFKPTNSTHAKTESM